The Sander lucioperca isolate FBNREF2018 chromosome 4, SLUC_FBN_1.2, whole genome shotgun sequence DNA segment CTTTCCCTGGCAGTGATCGGCTTAATCGGCGGTGTGAACTTGTTTGGCAAGGGCGTGAATGTAACGCTACACAGACGTTTGCACATAGAtataaaatattgttttatttcgaTGTGTTTGCacttatttgtgtgttttttttccgtcCAGAGTTCTCAGTGGCAGCATCCTGCTGCAGGGGTCCCATTCAAATGAACGAGGGAACATGCGCTTTTCTGCCGCAGTGCCTGAAGGTGTTGTTACacacacgagagagagagagagagagagagagagagagtgagagagagagagagagagagagagagagagagagagagagatcactgATCCTTTTGTGGAACAGTGACGCATGTTTGTGTTCATCACAAAACTCTGATGGCATCTGGCTTCGTACaaaatactacacacacacacacacacacacacacacacacacacacacacacagggaagatATTTCAATGTGTTTCCTAAATATGCATAGTAATCAAAGCTCAAAACAAAAGCTTATCTTTAAAACATGACTATGCATGATGCCAGATTTTCCCTCAGTGCTTCCAAAATAAGCATAACTGTAAATGCATGAGCTGTCACTTGTCTTCTGTAAACAGAAGCAGCTATGGTCAAGGTGTCCTTCTCTGTTTACCTCCGTCTCTTCCCGTCCTCGGCACACACCCAGcagcagaaaagaaaagagaaaacgcTGACCTTGCAGGGTCTCTGAACATGCAGGAAAGGCAGAGAGCGCAGCGAggcctgtgattggctgctgaGCACCCCACCCATTTTATACTCATATAAAATATACTACAATAAAGCAGGAGTGCAGCTGACTCCATACGGGAGAAACAGTGccctgctgcagcagcagctctgcAAAATGGGGTTCATcaactctcttttttttttttaatccagggGAGGGCATTGCAGACAGTGGGCCCTATTATAACGATCCGAAATGCAAGTATCAGACggcaaacgcaagtagctttgtgggtgGATCTAAAacgggttggtctgaagtagctacattactcataggtgtggtttgggcgtaacgtgcaataaaccaatcagagcgttatctcacattccctttaaaagcaggcgcgcttgttccatgcaaaggggtaagcttcgcttcagagctcgaatctcctatggcaccattttgatgctaccaaacgatcacccgccgttagcattccattgactgccattcattttgacgtcactttgacagagaataactttacatctgaggcgtttaaagactctatttgtccattgtttatttctaaggaaacacgacaatgtataaaaggctccattaccttgtatcacacgttatggctccgtagcagacgtttttgtaaaaataggctaaagattgtgtcataaccacgggacttactgtcgcatagtagaggaattaccgtatagtacaggagaagctcgcaggcagtttcgacttacattagctgtttaagtttaattactaatgttaactatcattttagttagcaataattagcctgtgcctatgttatctccttacatatacctacgctctccgtctctgctagattgggaatgattgagatttctcttggcacagctaccagaaaacttccaactttcagacaggttgctcacgtcacatctacgtcgtgcAGTTTCCGAAATCTACTGCAGTACGATCAAATCAAACATAACACAAATTGTATGTATCCTttctattcaaacattttaaattagacaaacaaagaaatggaaGTTGTTCTCAACCTTTAAATTTAACGTTGCTTTGACTAGTTAAAACTTAATTATGTGTACTAAAACATAATACgttggtaaaaacacaaaacattgtggcagttttatggtaaaacagcacaaaatatttgtgttcagcataactctggaacttatgttgtaattatgtgtttttgttgtgttaagtgaacacaatattttcattttgttgaacatGAAAGTGACCGCTTGtcatatgaacataaaaacattgagtacatattttgacaaccattttttttaggtttacttaactataaaaatatatgctaagtgcacagtatatgtgttgttaattggccttgaactaattatgtgatgttgacgttatacatttaagtagaatgaactcaaaagtcaaaaattgttgacttaacataaaaaaattatgtCAACCTCACatgggatgattttttttttttttgtgtcaaatgaacataaagtttttatgttgttttgacaaTCCTGAACATTTGTGTGGACGTAACATTAAAATTTAGTGTCATGGATGGATTGgggtttacagtgtacattacagccaagcatgcgcccttaaaatagcatctgaataacgcgccactgactttagactaggtttttcctggtctgtggcggaattgttttctgaaactgcaaaatagcactagggaacgtttgcgccggaacacgcctcctctttttgctgaacagcccccgggagcgcaagttcattccctaatttaccgacgtgagtctgttgggggaaaagtctgctgtgcatcgggtgcaaaataggaatgatacatgcgtcggtgtacaaagtcagttgcgctgggtgcaaATAGGGCCTTAAAGCTCTCAGATACACATTCACAATACTTAAAGGAGCAGTTACAGGGTAAAGAAGGTTGCTCAAGGGCAGCTCAGCTGTCAGTTTTGACTTTTACAGAAAAGTCCAGGGACTCAAACCAACAACTTTTAGGTCACATCCTCCTATAATTTTCACAAGTTGCCTGCCAAAATGTAGGTCTGGTTTTCTGTAAACACGGTACAAACACATGTTCAGTGTCTACACAACaagtgttttttcccccccaaattgagcatacatacataaagtCAAAGAAAATCTATTTCATGTTACTACAAGGTCTGattatgaatgtttttttttaatctcaggTCTCCTTTTGAAAAACAGATCTTGATCTTGATGAGACTGCCTGATAAAATAAAGTTAAGTGTATGATCCGTACACGTAagtcagtgttttccctaggtttgtcAAAGACGTAGCAGGAAGTATTTGGTGTGGGGTTAAGAggtccttcctcaagaaaatgttatgtttttcaataaaaaagaaaaaaagaaaaatgcaatttcacatcattttggaccataaTGATTGCAATATCTGTGTCtcgaaaagctagagcagataaataaaactcaaaaagcttaaagacaaaacggGGGACAGACTACAATCATTAGAACTGAGAAAagtcatttagttagttttgacgCTCACAATGACTTCACGTTCATTCTTTCGGCTTATGTGGTGCCAAAAACGGCTTGTGGGCTGCGCCTTATGATGGTAGGTAGGGAGAACCCTGAAAATAATTCTGAATTTCCTGAACTCTTGACTTTCTCTTGAATTTCACTGGAAGTGTATTTATCCTGACAACCTGTAAGGCTCAGTGTGTGCTGTCCCGGACAAGTTGACAAGCTTGAGCCAAACGTGATAAGAGACGCTCACAGAAGGCCTATTTTTGTTAGACCTGTCTCGGGCAGTGTCTATAAGATCTAGAGGCCATAATCAAGCTGGCACAAAGACATCTCTTCATACACGTATGTGTACAGTATGACTTTGGATTGGTTGgttttctaataataataatatgaatactATCACAAatgaataatcataaaataactAGCAGCTACTGTGTATTAGTGTTTCTCTGatataatatattttcaaaGTGGCTGCAATTTCATacattgtatttgtatcttGATTTAGAATTTGAccaattctttttatttttttgacaggacagcttagtcatgaaaggggagagagagggggaatgacaggtcggaaccgaacccACGGCCACTGCAtcgaggactaagcctctgtatatgtgcacacgctctaccaggtgagctacccaggcgcccatttGACctcaattcacacacacacacacacacacacacacacacgcacgcacgcacgcacgcacgcacgcactcacaccCACCTTTCTTGAACTCTTCCAGCATGGCGTCCAGTTTGGTGTCGTTGAACACGAAGTGCAGCGGGTGTTTGTAGAACTGGGTGATGGTCTTCAGCGGGGTGCAGTCGTCCGGGTCCACGAACGCGAGGTCCTTGACGAACAGGATGTCCACGATGTTGGAGCGCTCGTTCTCGAACACCGGTATCCTCGTGTATCCGCTCTGCATCATGTCCGACATGGTGTTGAAGTCCAGCACCACGTCCGAGGCCAGCATGAAGCAGTCGCTCAGCGGCGTCAGCACGTCCTCCACGGTCTTGGTCCGCAGCTCCAGCGCTCCCTGGATGATGTTGAGCTCCTCTTTGACCAGGTCGTGGTACGGGTCGGACACGCGCAGCATCTCCAGGAGTTTCTCCCTGGTGTAGAAGTTTGAGATCTCCTGGTTGAGGATGAGGTCCAGCAGTTTGCTGATGGGGTAGGAGATGGGGAAGGAGATCACCATGAGCAGCCGCGTCACCCAGATGGTTTTGGAGGCGATGGCGAGGCCGTGTCGCGACGCCACCGAGTGCGGGAGAATCTCCCCGATGAAGAAGATGCCGAAGGCGCAGATGACCGTGGAGAGCCAGGTCATGCCCAGGATCTGGCACATCCACACGGCGAGCGAGGCGTTGATGATCGCGGTGCCCAGCAGCAGAGTGCAGAGCACGTAGTTGCCGTGCCGACGCACCGACTCGATTTTCCGCGCGTAGTTCTGCTCCTTGTCGGTGCCGCTGTTCTGGAGGACCTGCAGCTCCACCGGGTCCAGCGCCAGCAGACTCAGGTTCAGCCCGCTGAACAGCGCCGAGAGCCCGAGCAGCAGCACGGACACCAGCACTTGTAGCCAGAGCTCCGGGACAGCCGAGCGCTCCACCACGGCCACCCAGAAATCCCGTGTCCGGTAGTGTTCCCATTTGGATCCGTCAAAGGCGCACATGGAGTAGTATTTCATCTTCTCCCCCCTCCGCAGGTCTTTGGCCAGCAGCTCCACCAGCACCGAGTTTTGACTGGAAGCGGACTTGAAAGAGCCCAAAACCTCGATGTCGGACGTCCTGGCGTTCTTGTCCATGCACATGTTCCGCTTCGGGTGAGCTTGTCCCTCTCGCCCGGGAGTCGGCTCCTCGATGAAGGCGACCCAGGGCGCGGCGTTGTTGGCGCGAGTCGCCGCGGTGCGGTTTAGCCTCTGCGGGGAGGTAGAGTAATAAACCCGCAGCATAAAGCGGGTCCCCTCGGTGGCTTTCAGCACCCCGTCCGCCACGGACAGCTCCGCTCCGGTCTCCTCCGGCCGAAAGCCGAGCAAGCCGAGCGCCGGGGCGGGGAGCAGGGAGCACGCGgccagggagagcagcagcaggcgGAAAGGAGAGAGCGGAGCCCCGCTGGAGAGCAGGGCTCCGGTTCGGGACCGCGCGGCCGCATCCTCCGCAGCCATGATGCGGTGTGAGAGGCTCGTTCAGTCCAGAGCTCCGGGATCACGTGGCGCTGCGTGGTTCCGGTCCATGCGGGAGAGGGAGGGACCAGCTGCAGCTCAATAACCGCGGTGATAATGATGTTctgttggagagagagagagagagagagagagagagagagagagagagagagagagagacgcacGCACTCCACTGTGCAGTGACGTAACTTTCTAATAATAGCATCAAGCtcattgtttacatttttttattgggTTAAATCAGTGATTTGCGAATTTATTGTTTTGTGATAATTATGAAAACACTTGATCAtgacaataataacaattataTTTCTAAGATACTATCCTAATACTTAAGTGTATTGATGACACTTGTTCACTAATTGTGCTTTAAAGCATATTTGAAATCCAGTTTTCTATCTACATTATTCCTCCCTTATTCCTAAAGTAGAGGCTGTCATCATTGATTTTTGTGACTGCCGTAAGGCACCCTTCTTAATGAGGGGGTTATAAGTTGTAAGTAATGGTTTCGtcactaataaataaatgatgtatGCTTTATAGATCGGTTAGACGGTCAGTCAATAATAAAGAGACCTTCTGGTTTGCCTGGTTGGTTATCATCCTCCAGCATGTCACTTGCTTTAATCAGGTAGACCCTCCAACTGACTGTTTAACCAAATGCAAGTGCTTTTCAGAGCAAAAGCCATTTATTAACAatttatttgcatgtactgctGACTTTGTTGTatattaaaagtaaactttgaaTAATGACTTACTACTGCTAGCCtagttagcacagatcctgtagggaaccggttccaactagcatCCTGCTCCCAAAGAGTGACCAAATAACGCCagcatgttcctatttacatgttgtgatttgtgtagtcacagcgtgtacaaataacaaggtcacatgagacacagacatcttctaaccgtatacatactgggaactatattctcagaaaggcaaagcactgctacttctgctacttgggcggagtgattagcgcaacatctgaaaagcaccgttgttactctctgctcctcaccacggggcttctcaggtgctgcgagcaaatcactccgcccaggTAGAagatgttggcgttattttcaAATCaagctttatttgtcattgcatGAATACAGTGTATTAAAACAACGAAATTCAAAGTGCCGCTCCAGATCAGTGCttttaaatagataaataatcagTAAAATATCTAAAATATGTAACAAACAAACACCCCCCATCGCCTACATACATttcactctctcttttctctctcccacacacacactcacccacccACAATTGACTGGCACCCTCCCATCCCTCCTAGAGAACACACACCCTCCCGCACACATATGCATAAGACAGCAGCAGGTTTCAGCATAAGAAGAGAAGAAAGGTTCGCAGATGAGGAAATGTCCAGAGGTAGTGTGGTTGGTCATGACAGGGGATGGGAGATGGGTTGGGGTGGGAAATGGCCATTATTGCACAGggttattgtttattgtttgtcacttattgggagcagtaggctaaatggagccggttacctccagtaTCTGGGCTAAAATAGGCTAGccgtgggggcgtcagacagagttacgacacatACGGAGAttagaagggtatgtatggacttatctaactctgggggatacggtgaataagacaaagtcccaataagtcggcgtgttcctttaaacaagcCCATGAGCATTTATTAATGGATTGCATATACTGCCAAACAGAAAAGCTTAACAGCCCAAATAACTTTTCACAGCCTGGCAACCCACAAGTTATTCTTTTTATTGGCTTCTAACTGCTCTAAAAGGCATTGATACATGCTTTATTAACATGAATAAAGCCGTTAGTTACAACACGAAAGTATTGCAgttattgtttgttgttttgtgaaCATTATTTTTCTGCGGTAAACTATCATTTTTGTGATTTGCATTGGCTGTAAAATATTTGGCTGTCATATAACAGTATAGGAAGTGGTTCCTAAACTTTTAGGCTTGTGACCCCTTCAAATTGTTTGTTTGTAAGCCCCTCTGT contains these protein-coding regions:
- the LOC116049891 gene encoding metal transporter CNNM1-like isoform X1: MAAEDAAARSRTGALLSSGAPLSPFRLLLLSLAACSLLPAPALGLLGFRPEETGAELSVADGVLKATEGTRFMLRVYYSTSPQRLNRTAATRANNAAPWVAFIEEPTPGREGQAHPKRNMCMDKNARTSDIEVLGSFKSASSQNSVLVELLAKDLRRGEKMKYYSMCAFDGSKWEHYRTRDFWVAVVERSAVPELWLQVLVSVLLLGLSALFSGLNLSLLALDPVELQVLQNSGTDKEQNYARKIESVRRHGNYVLCTLLLGTAIINASLAVWMCQILGMTWLSTVICAFGIFFIGEILPHSVASRHGLAIASKTIWVTRLLMVISFPISYPISKLLDLILNQEISNFYTREKLLEMLRVSDPYHDLVKEELNIIQGALELRTKTVEDVLTPLSDCFMLASDVVLDFNTMSDMMQSGYTRIPVFENERSNIVDILFVKDLAFVDPDDCTPLKTITQFYKHPLHFVFNDTKLDAMLEEFKKGKSHLAIVQRVNNEGEGDPFYEVMGIVTLEDVIEEIIKSEILDETDLYTDNRTKRRVSHHERKQQDFSIFKLSENEMKVNISPQLLLATHRFLSTEVEPFKPAHISEKILLRLIKHPSVVQELNFDEKNKRASQHFLFQRNKPVDYFVLVLQGRVEVEFGKEALKFENGAFSYFGVPSIMPAVHRSPSRSSGLDRSESMLYGGSMSQLNGGGNVYLPDYSVRQLTQLQIIKITRSHYQNAVTATRMDHSPLTPDADGRLAEGNTPTPEAPAAEHGATLMPPGHSSSSSSSSTTTTTLMPPRREHGRPSSARTRGQQSSVPHSTSLLNQKNRIVRSKSDGQKSPSDSVFLRMDEIPYIREDRSEADAHTDMASVPIETDTSPFISSLSLSGSEDTLGKKLLLKLSHKKRKKSREGERTPEDISEQPLVKT
- the LOC116049891 gene encoding metal transporter CNNM1-like isoform X2; this encodes MAAEDAAARSRTGALLSSGAPLSPFRLLLLSLAACSLLPAPALGLLGFRPEETGAELSVADGVLKATEGTRFMLRVYYSTSPQRLNRTAATRANNAAPWVAFIEEPTPGREGQAHPKRNMCMDKNARTSDIEVLGSFKSASSQNSVLVELLAKDLRRGEKMKYYSMCAFDGSKWEHYRTRDFWVAVVERSAVPELWLQVLVSVLLLGLSALFSGLNLSLLALDPVELQVLQNSGTDKEQNYARKIESVRRHGNYVLCTLLLGTAIINASLAVWMCQILGMTWLSTVICAFGIFFIGEILPHSVASRHGLAIASKTIWVTRLLMVISFPISYPISKLLDLILNQEISNFYTREKLLEMLRVSDPYHDLVKEELNIIQGALELRTKTVEDVLTPLSDCFMLASDVVLDFNTMSDMMQSGYTRIPVFENERSNIVDILFVKDLAFVDPDDCTPLKTITQFYKHPLHFVFNDTKLDAMLEEFKKGKSHLAIVQRVNNEGEGDPFYEVMGIVTLEDVIEEIIKSEILDETDLYTDNRTKRRVSHHERKQQDFSIFKLSENEMKVNISPQLLLATHRFLSTEVEPFKPAHISEKILLRLIKHPSVVQELNFDEKNKRASQHFLFQRNKPVDYFVLVLQGRVEVEFGKEALKFENGAFSYFGVPSIMPAVHRSPSRSSGLDRSESMLYGGSMSQLNGGGNVYLPDYSVRQLTQLQIIKITRSHYQNAVTATRMDHSPLTPDADGRLAEGNTPTPEAPAAEHGATLMPPGHSSSSSSSSTTTTTLMPPRREHGRPSSARTRGQQSSVPHSTSLLNQKNRIVRSKSDGQKSPSDSVFLRMDEIPYIREDRSEADAHTGHKKRKKSREGERTPEDISEQPLVKT